In the Brachionichthys hirsutus isolate HB-005 chromosome 1, CSIRO-AGI_Bhir_v1, whole genome shotgun sequence genome, aacagaaacctgatcttcctctcccctcctttGAAGATCCATCCCGTTACTCCGGGGAGATCCCACACGGGAGAAGCGTCCCGTCATTCCCACATTCTCCTCCAAGATAAATCCTGCCGCTAGCGTCGCGTGTTTGTCTTACATCTCAAAGCCGCTTGATCCGAGGCGTTTCAGGGTCAACATCGCACGACGACGTCCTCTTGGTAAAACGCCTTGTGATATTCCCGCCGTCCGTGGAACGCCGGAGTGCGATGGGGAAGGGAAGCAGACGGAATGCACAAAATGAGCCTCGTGGTGTTTATCCGTTAACGACTTGTGAAGCCTCCACGGTCACAGCTCTGATTGTGTTCCtgaggatccccccccccccccccccttgtaatATTTACATTCTCTTCAGCTTGTTTACTCCATCCTTCAGACTCATGACCTTCATAGAGCGTCCTTTCTGCAGCCATGAAGGTCCGGGCCTCTGGAAACTCAGATTTTCCGTATCTGCGGTCTGCTTCTGTGTTTTTGACTCCTCGTCGTTCTTATTTCTTACGCTCCGGGTAATTAGCGCGACGCTAATCTGATGCACAGCAGCCCTGCTTCCCTGAGGCGTCGTCCTTCTCACCTGCGTCTCTGCCCGGCCGGCTAATAACGCGAAGGACGACGTCTAACGGACGGGTTTCCACACAACCCGGTGGGAATGATGCCAGGAAAGAAAATCACGGATAGAAGGATGGATCcaggaatctttttttaattttaggaCATTGAAACTATTTCCCTGTTTGCACAAAAACTACTTAACTTTGCGGAGGGGAGGGATGTGGGCCAGGAAAAGCCGAGCAGACAAGTgataatcaccccccccccttttttgtgtgtcaaCAGAGTATAACTCCCTGAACAGCCTGGTGTCGGAGGCCTTCATCCGCTTCTTCCTGGAGGCCATGGGCCATTATTCCCTGTTCATCACTCAGAATGAGCGTGGGGAGCGAGTTTTCCAAAGAGAGGCCTTCCGCAAATCCGTGGCCTCGAAGAGCATCCGTCGCTTCCTGGGCGTCTTCATGGAGTCTCAGATGTTCGCAGGCTTCATTCAGGATCGGGAGCTGAGGAAGACCCGAGCCAAAGGTAGATCATTTGTCCCCCGGATTGGACCGTTCTCTCCGTGAACGTCAAAGCCAGGAGGAGCCACACCGACCTCTAGTGGCTGAAATGTGACCATGCATCCGCCCCCTGCGCATTCCGCTGGTTTTTAATCTCCTGTTTTGTCTCAGGTTTGTTTGAGCAGAGGGTCGATCAGTACCTGGAGGAGCTTCCAGACACGGAGCAGAGCGGCGTCAACAAGTTCCTGAAGGGCCTTGGTGCGTCACCCCGAGGACACGCCGGGCCTTCGTCTCAAACGTGTGCATTAATGCATAATAAGAATAACACtaagaatgtttttcttttttttaggaagTAAAATGAAGTTCCTCCACAAAAAGAGCTGAGGGAACGCATCCGACGATCATCCGACGGGCTCAAAGACGACGCGTTTCCGTGTCTCTGCATCCGGATGATGCTGTCATCCCTTTTGTAAACATGTAAATACAGTTTCACTGTGAGTGTGAGCGATGCGCTTCAGTGCACGTTGTGAGACGGCGCTAGCGGGACGGTGCACAGCAGGGGGAGCCGCGGGGCGTGTcaccagaatgtgtgtgtgtgtgtgtgtgtgcgcgttgatgtacacttcctgtctgtattATTTCACAATAGCGTTGTCCTCTGTTTAAGGAGTGTAAAACCTATTTGAAAACTGTACATGTATTAAGACGACGAAGACATTTAATGTAACTCTTCACAGTCGTTTCAAATCTTTATTAAAAACGGTTTAAATGCTTCGTTGGCTTCACTGATAACACGCCTCCCAAATCTTCTCCTGCTGGCACCTATAAGTCACTCCTCGTCATGGCAACCACCAAAACAAGCGTTTCCCTCTGATGACATCGTATTATTAACATTCTTACTCTGAACCGATAAACAGCTTTTTCCAATATTCGTTTAAAATACATTCCCTGAAACGGGGAAAATAAGATTTTCTTTGAAGCCTCTAAATAAAGAAATTATTCCTGTCGGGATGgaatcagaaacagaaacttCCTTTGCAGCGATAGGAATATTATTCATGGGGATAAGAATAAAGTTGGCCAgcttgattaattaattaccaaaatattattttcaatcCGTTGTTTAaagaaagtgatttatttttatactaaaTATGCTCATTATGCCAAATATAGATCCGATGAGGACTAAAGTCGTGTTGCTCTTTAACAACTTTCATCACAGCTGTGAGAAACGTCTGAAGTATCGCGGGGGGAAACAAAGTCTCACGATTAAATACGAGACTTGGGACTTCcccaaatttctttttttttttttatgcctgtCCAAAGAACAACATCCGAGGAGAGGCGGCGGACGCGCGGAGATTCACGGGACgaggtaaaacaaaaataaaattcataaaattaaaGAAAGGCATGATAATAATATTATTGTTACTATGAAGAGAATAATTAAACCTCCGGTCGGACCTGACGTGACGTTCCCGTCAGACAGCTTCGTGTCCGCCGGACtgaaaacacgcacgcacgcacgcgtaCACGCGCCGCGCACTCAGCGAGCGGAATTAAATGTTGCGCAGTTCTAATTTCGCCGACTTTGTTTTCGTGCTGTCCTCCAGCTGTGCGCCATGACGCAATCTCATACGCACGATGTGAGGCGTGAGGGGGGGttgctggtgctgatgctgatgcggggggggggggggggggggctgctgcggGGATGCGGGGATGCGGGGACAGATCCTCCGCGCTTTGACTGACGCGTCCTCGTTAATAAAGCGCTGTCAGAGCGACACGCTCGTGAACGCGTGGTGCGCGTAGACAGACGCGCGTCACACGTCAGAATGGAACGCGCTGGAAGTCCCGCCGCTTCTGACAGGAATAAGAGAAAAGACGTTTCATCTTCAGACAGACGAACATTATATCACGAAGGATTTCACCATTTATTGTTACTGTTACTGTGACGTCATTAATTCTGTAATTACACTGGCGAATGTCTCAGCAGTGAAAACGTGAATGTGATTCCTGATGtgatggaatgtttttttttttatagttacCACTGGTGATCTGGAATGTCACCAGCAGTGACTTTCCGGAAGTGTTGGCTGcaccaacatttaaaaataaaatccttttaGAACTCTAATTTCTCCGGTTCTCTGAGGAAACGTTGGAGCAGTCGCTAAAAATCCCGCCACGATTTGTGAATTGACTCAATGTGTAAATCCTTAATCCTCGAAATGCATTCTCACAGTTTCCAGATATATTAGATTAAAATCCTTCAACCTTCAAAAgctccggatctggatccagaagaatccaccactGCTGCTTTTTGTGAATCACTTCTAAACTGATCATATCAACGCGAATCCATgttgttaaatgtttgttttcatggttaaagaatctaaaaatagagataaaataaatgtaggacattAGTTGTTGTAACCATGGCGATGTGGTGAGATACCCTAAACTCTAAGAAATACGGATATAAATCTCTGTTCACGACATCGATCACTTCACGTCATCCTGTTGCGTCACATGACCAggaaaccatggcaacacttCCTGCTTGAAAGAGCAGCCGACACTGAGCAGGTCCTGATCCGGATCCAGCTGTGATCATCAGCGCCTCTTCATTTGGACCAGattcctccggggggggggggggggggggatatgtaAAAGACAATTTAGGGTAAATTGACATTTAATTTTCATCATTAAAACGAGTTTCTATTTTAAGAGTTTTAATAGGATGCTGCTCTCAAGGCActcgcctgcctgcctgctgccTTAGTGCCCTTGAGCCGGGGCAGGGGAGAAATGTACCGGTAGTTGGAGCAACAAGCAAACGCTGCAGAGCCGAGTCAGTGAGCGGCGGGGCGCAGCTCGGGGGCTAATTGGGTTCCAAATTGTGTCTTTGGGCGCTCGACGGGGGATGGGAATGGGAATGGGGATGGGAATGGGGATGGGGATGGGAATGGGGATGGGAATGGGGATGGGAATGGGGATGGGGATGGGAATGGGAATGGGGATGGGGATGGGAATGGGAATGGGAATGGGGATGGGGATGGGAATGGGGATGGGAATGGGAATGGGAATGGGAATGGGAATGGGGATGGGAATGGGAATGGGAATGGGGATGGGGATGGCATCGCTCTGAGATCCCCGCTGAAGCGCCGAGGACCAGGACGCTGCAGGTTTGTAGGTCAGGCTGCAGCGGATGTCGTCGGGCAGACTCCAGATCGGACGCGGTCGGATGCTAGATCTGGACTTCCTTGTCGTCGGGCAGATGCTTCTTTCGGAGCCCCGTCGACGGTTCGCTGAGCTTGAATCCGGGCTGGGTTAGCGGCGCTGGGTGGACCCGCACCGGTTGTCTGACCCGGTTTCCGGTGAGCGATGATCGTGAACGCAAAGGCCGCGACCATCCTGGAACAACCTGACCCGGCTTTCAGTCCAGTTTGTCCCTCCATCCTCATTGTAGGTCACTCCATCGTCCCTCCTCCGGTTCGGAAGGAGCTTCGGGGGATGTTTTGCcctattaaaaataattatcttaTCTCCCTAATTCCCAATTATTATGCACCGGCTTATTTAAGAAAAGGGAttagattctctctctctctctctctctctctctctctctctctcccggcAGCACCAGccatcagagggggggggggggggtcccgtgCTCGGATGAATCCAGGGAGGTGGTGAGGCTGTCATGTCAGCCGTCTCCTCTGGGGCCGCCTCTCAGTGCTCGCCGCTTCCTGTCTCAGGTAGAAGCCTCCGCCGAGGCGTCAGGCTGCTCCGTCTCCCGTCCTCATCCCGTCGCCCCGGAGGCAGCAGCGCCGCTCTGACCGCGCCGCCATGGAGAAGGTAGGACGGCGCCTCCGCCTCCGCTCCGGGCTGCTGCTGATCGGGCGAGCCGGCGGCggcattattcattattcaccCCCCCTTAAAGCGGCAGGGGGCGTCATCGCGGAGCGTCAGGAGACGTCTGAGAACTTCCAGTCTGTTCGGATGTATCGGGAGGAGAATCAGCGGAACTCTAAactcagtgcgtgtgtgtgtgtgcgtgcgtgcgtgcgtgcgtgtgcgtgtgtctcctTCAGAGCTGCTCCGAGTGTTCGGAGCCGACGCTTGCACAGAGCTTGTGCACGCTCTGCAACAAGTGGTTGTGCTACCAGTGCACGGatgtgcatcagcatcagagcccCCCCGCCGCCCAGCGCCCCGACCTGCACCAGAGggccgcccccgccgccgcccagCGTCCCGACCTGCACCAGAGGGCCCCCGCCGCCCAGCGCCCCGACCTGCACCAGAGGGCCCCCGCCGCGCAGCATCCTGACCTGCACCAGAGGGCCCGCGGCCCCGGACGAGGCAAAAACACCTGCATGCCAGGACAGTCTGAATCCGTTTCCACGGCAGCGTGACGGCGtgtctccacctcctctgttttcCCGCTCTCCTGTTTGTCGGTTAATCGCGGTGATGAATGatgcgtggcggcggcggctgatgagtGATCCCTGCGTGTGTTTCATTCCTCCCGTGTTTAGTGCGCGGCCCACATTCTGAAGCGCTCGTCTGACTTCAGCGTGCTGCTATTGAAAGACGCGGGCTCGGCGTGGTGCGACGCACAGAGCAGGACGTGGTCAGACGGGGCCGATGCTCGCCGCCTGCAGGCCCGCGTTTGTCAGCCTCGTTTGAAGTTCTTTTCAAGCGCAGGAGAGATTTTTGGAATGTCTTGTTTCTCGCATCAGAAGGTTTGCTGGATCGAACACGACGCGTTCTGTTCCACATAGTCGTTTCTTTATATTGCATGTCCCAGTTTTGATTCCCAGACCTGACCTATATTTTACAAATATAGAgcttaaatgtaaaaatgtgatcGATGGATAGAATCTTTTCGTCTCCACGGCGGCAGCGGGGGCTGAGAGGGGGGGCAATAAATCCCTTAAAACGTGGTGGTGGAATGCAGCTACGCTTTGGCCGTAGCTGcattcaaactttatttaaaaaggacacATTTTCTCCTGGgactgtcttttctttttctatgcaTTGTGATGTGAGAATGAAAGCAGGCGTTTTAATCCACACGTGAAAGAAGCAGACTGAAATGTTCTCCCTGCCCTCCAGAcggccctctctctctctctctctctctctctctctgtggatgTGGGCTGCTTGCCGATGGTTGCTAACGCTCCGCGCCCTCTCCCCTGTCTCCCTCTCGCCTCCCTCGCACTCCCACCGTCTGTCTTCTAGGCCCGGGGTCGGATCCTTGCTCCCTCCTCATGTGCCATTCTCACAGACAGGAGCCCTTGGAGCTGTTTTGTGAGTCATGTGACCTtctgtgctgcagcagctgtcagCTGTCCTCCCACAAAAACCACAGGtcggtccacacacacacacacacacacacacacacacacacacgcacacacacacacacagacagctaACAAGAAGGCTAACTCACTTTGTCACTTTTATCTCGTGCATCTGCTTACTCCCTCCTCCGCCTCATCCCGGAGAGGTTTTTGTCCAGGCGCTGCCTCTGAGGTCAACTGCATGATATCTTGTCCCAAGGGCGGGAGCGggagggggcgggagggggggggggcatttttcaTGCCCTGAGAATAAACGAGTGAACTTTCTGTCTGGCGGACGCTTGTGAGCTCTCGTGTGTTTAGGGTGGTGCAGATCAGCAAAGCCCTGCAGGATCAGCGGTGGCTGTTCGACAGCCTGACGgcgcaggtggaggagaagcgGTCTGCAGTGGAAAGCAGCGCGAAACAAACAGAGGACAGGTACGTTTGGGCTCGCCACGGCAGCTCCAGGTCTCTGCAGCGTCAGCCAAGCGTCGGTCTCCGTCCTTTATCTGCTCCTCTGTGCCTGGCAGGCTCCGCGGAGTGAAGATCGCTCACAGGAAGGCGGAGAACCAGATTAAAATGGCAAAGATGATTATGATGAACGAGCTCAACAAACGAGCCAACCTATTAATAGAGCAACTGCAGGTAATtcggttttctttctttttttttttgccttcagcCGATCGTCTCAGAATCTAATCTGTCTTTAAAGCAAACTGAGATCACACCCGTAATCTGTCAAAGGACAAAAAGTGCGGCTGTTTTTATTGGCAGAAGATCTCAGAGGACGTCCAGCAGGGCCTGGAGGACCAGCTGCGGGGGGCGATAGAGATATGTGGCCAGCTGGACCACATCCAGGAGGTCATCACCTGGGCTACGACCCACCACTCCGGGGACCCGGTGCTCTTCAGCAGGGCTCTGGTACGCAGACATCCTCTCATTCTGACACACCGTCCCTATAAATGAGGTCAAAGTTCATTTACTCGTCTGCCCCAGGAACCAGAACAACAAGCAATAAGAGAGGAATTCCACTCGGTACCCGTCCTCTTTAACAGTGACAGGAAGTACAATGCAGcttgtcaaaataaaacgcgTGTTATATTTCAACCCCATTCAATCTGATATCTTTAGATTATTGCAGCATGAATTGCATGAACAGTTTTATTCTTTAACGTCCTGTACACGCGCTTACAAAGGTGTATGGGGATTTCTAAAAACGACACAATAACTTCCTTTAttcatattaaatattacaaaagTATACAacaaatgaatatttaaatatatccaGAATGCTTTACGAGGACGTTTTGTCCTGCATCCAGCAGACGAAGCCCATCAGGCTGGTCTGctttgatcatcatcaaagtgttttttttcccgtgatgatgaaacatttagcgatgaatgtttgtgttcttgGCGGTCGATTCTGAAGCCATGGCTTCAAAGAACGCCGTCGCTCATCGTCCTTTCAGCGTCGCCTGCAGCTGCCTTCCCTTTTTAAAACGACACGTGAAATCAGCTCTTGTAAAATGCGTCCTGTATTTTGTTATATATAGAATATACTCCTCTGTCAGATCTCCCTCcagatgcagcagctgctggagccggCGCTCCGCCCCGACTCCTGGAGTCCCATCAAGATCAGATTCAACTGGGATGCCAGTTACTGGACGAAGCAGATCTCCACTTTAGGTAGAATTCCTGCTGTGGGACACGATCCTAATATGGATAATGGCATTGAAACATTTCTCCCTCTGCAGGCCAGTTAACCGTTGAAGGGGGGAACTGTCCTTATCCTCAGGGCGTGGCCTGCTCCAGCATCCTCAGGCCTCAGCCAATCACCTGCCTGGCTCTGCCTTCCGCGTGCCACCGGGCTCGAGAGCCCGGCTGTGGTTTCCAGGCCTCCTGCTGCGAGCCCCAGATGTGCTGCCTCCACGGCATCGATCCGCCGAGCCTGGATAAAAGCCGGCTGGGAGCCACCTTCTGTAGCTCCAGGTGTAACTCCAGCTGCGTCCGTCCCGCCTCCctgcaccagaaccagcagctccagaggtGCTGGGACCCAAGTGGCTCATCGCAGTGCCTCCCCTCTTCATCGCCCGTCCCCGTCGTTGGACACATTCAGCTGGCTCGCAGTCAAGGGTCGACATCCCAGGCGCAAGCAGCTCCGCCCCATCCCGAAATGAAATCTTTTCTCGATCATGATCAGAGGGAAGTTCTTCCGGACAGCCGGGCCCAGCCAGACACAGACCACAGCAGGCCGGCCCGGTGTCAGGGGAAGCCGTCGGCCGCCGCAGCTCCGCAGCAGGAGCTCAGCCTGGATCGGGACGTGATGACCGGAGAGATCTGGGACGACggatgcagagaggaagaggtcAGAGGGCAAACTGGAAGCAGAGAACCGCTGGGTGAGGAGCAGCAGGGCGGTCCGGTTCTACCTGCAGCGGAACAGCAGAGGAACAGCCCGGAGCCGACGCCCGGGTCGCAGGGAGACGGCAGGGTGAGAGCgctcatttaaataattaaactgCCCAAAAAACGGTTTTAGAATCGATCAATCTGGAAACTCTGCGAAGTTTCAACGTCCTCCAACAAGTTCCACGACAGGAGAACCCTCACGGAGCGTTTCAAAGGCCTCTAAAACGAAGAGCTTAAACATCAGAGAAAAAGGCAAAAGTGCTGCTCTAGAGAGAAATTAGGAAACTATTATTAACGGAACGAGGACTCGGCTCGAATCCATATCAGACGGAAACGTTCCACCTTCAACGGCTCGCCCAGACACAGATGGTGCCACAGAAGAGCTGTCCTGCTTTAATGAagacaggacggggggggggggggttgatttcaGTTCTGCTCTCCAGCCCTCCGTCTTCACAGAGGGAAGGATTATCCTCTATTTTTCCAGGTTCTGAATTTatcaggactgtgtgtgtgtgtgcgtgtgtgtgtgtgtgtgtgtgtgtgtgtgtgtgtgtgcgtgtgtgtgtgtgcgtgtgtgtgtgcgtgacacaGCTAGAAACGTTGCTCGCTTCCGTGTGTCTGACAGAGACCCGCGTCCCTGGAGACGTCGCAGACGGACCTCCGGCGTGACTCGGCAGAGCAGAAGAGCAGGCTGAGCCCTGGATTAGTCTGCACGGGGAGGGACAGGCGATCCCAGAGCATCCCGACAGACCTGGCGGCCccgcccgccgccgcctcctccgaTAGGCCCGCAGGGCGCCCTCAGAGCACGGAGGCCGGAGCGGCAAACAAGGTAATAACCAGGTTTATCAGCAGCCCTGATGtcacgctgtgatgtcacgctgtgatgtcaccctGCGATGTCACGCTGCGATGTCACGCTGCGATGTCACCCTGTGATGTCACGCTGCGATGTCACGCTGCGATGTCACCCTGTGATGTCACGCTGCGATGtcacgctgtgatgtcacgctgCGATGTCACCCTGCGATGTCACCCTGTGATGtcacgctgtgatgtcacgctgCGATGTCACCCTGCGATGTCACCCTGTGATGTCACGCTGCGATGTCACCCTGCGATGTCACCCTGCGATGTCACGCTGCGATGTCACGCTGCGATGTCACCCTGGGATGTCACGCTGCGATGTcaccctgtgatgtcactggggtcAGCGTAGGATGAGAATAAAAGTCTTtgtcacctgctcctcatttcTTCTTGAGGCTAGTGCCTCCAAGCTACGTTAGCTAGTTCACCTGCACGTCCCACCGGTCTGCTGTCAGTcgagttgcattgtgggtatcCTGTATTGAGCAGGACGAAGGACGAGTGGAAGCTGAGTCGTTGTTTAAATAAGAAGAGCGTCAAGTTATCCGTGTCGTTTCTCGTTCTCAGTGTGCTCGTCCGGATCCCAGGCAGAGGCGGGCCTCCGACGGAGTCCTTTGTGTCGCCACGGAAACCTCATCCTATTCGTCTTCCAGGGACCATCGACCTCCTCTATCGTCCTACAAGACGGAGCCAGGTGCTGGAAAACAAGTGCTTATATTACGCGTAtagtcacacaaacaaaacgcATCATTTGTGCTTGTTGCCGCTTCTTTAGACCATTTGTTTACTTATGCAAATGAAGAGATTGGCCGTAACGCCGAGGAGGGATGCAGCGTGTCCAGAGATGGCCGCAGCAGGTTTGTTGGAAGCGTCAAGGTGAGCCGCGGCGcgtgagccaatcacaggagcGAGATCCGTGTCGTTTCGTTGTCAGCGATGCAGACGTCCGCGAGGACTCGGCGAGGGTTCCGGTGGTTTGCTTGCAGCGTCTCAAAATACTCGTGTCTCAAGTCCCCCCGCATGGACGACGGCAGAACCAGCCTTCACCCGCCAGCGGGGATGGAACCCCCCCACAACGGAGAACCGCCCACCATGCAACGCCTGAAGTATGAGAACATACACGGGGCGCCTTTTATGATTCTGTCTGGGTCTAATTCCTCTTTCAATGAAATATTGAAtgaattcaatatttattcttatttcgtttactgtttactgtaaAAAGTATCACACGATACAACCAGTGGAGGAAACAGCCGCAGTTCTTTACTCAGCTTTCGCAGTGCTTAGCTCAGACAGTAGGGGGCGCTGCCGTCACCGCTTCTGATATTTCCATTAGTTAAAGACTAAAATGCCTGAAAATTAAGTCTTTTTCTTGCCAAAATATATGTGACTCTGTCCGTTTGactgtactacagtactactgcagtactactatATATATGTGCTGCTGAAATGAAAGTTTTTTAGCTTTTACGGCCCACGATGTTTAATGCAGCCTAACATGTCCTGTGTGCTGTAAACGTAGGAGATAGTTGGTGGAGGGTGTGCAGCCGTgacgcccccccacccactccCGCTACCATCATGCACCGAGAGCGTGAAGCGTCGTCCGtccagcaccccccccaccgccaGTGGTTTCAGCCATCGGGGGGAAACCAGCTCTCCCCTAGCCACGCCTCCATTTAGTGGCCCTAAGTACGCGCCGGGGAATTCCTCCGCGCTGGACTCAGACTCTGATCCCAGATCAGCCGTAGAAGAAGATGCGGGCGCTTCTTGGGCGTCGTCATCCGAGCCCGAACTTG is a window encoding:
- the trim66 gene encoding tripartite motif-containing protein 66 codes for the protein MEKCVCVCACVRACVCVCLLQSCSECSEPTLAQSLCTLCNKWLCYQCTDVHQHQSPPAAQRPDLHQRAAPAAAQRPDLHQRACLLGPGSDPCSLLMCHSHRQEPLELFCESCDLLCCSSCQLSSHKNHRVVQISKALQDQRWLFDSLTAQVEEKRSAVESSAKQTEDRLRGVKIAHRKAENQIKMAKMIMMNELNKRANLLIEQLQKISEDVQQGLEDQLRGAIEICGQLDHIQEVITWATTHHSGDPVLFSRALISLQMQQLLEPALRPDSWSPIKIRFNWDASYWTKQISTLGQLTVEGGNCPYPQGVACSSILRPQPITCLALPSACHRAREPGCGFQASCCEPQMCCLHGIDPPSLDKSRLGATFCSSRCNSSCVRPASLHQNQQLQRCWDPSGSSQCLPSSSPVPVVGHIQLARSQGSTSQAQAAPPHPEMKSFLDHDQREVLPDSRAQPDTDHSRPARCQGKPSAAAAPQQELSLDRDVMTGEIWDDGCREEEVRGQTGSREPLGEEQQGGPVLPAAEQQRNSPEPTPGSQGDGRRPASLETSQTDLRRDSAEQKSRLSPGLVCTGRDRRSQSIPTDLAAPPAAASSDRPAGRPQSTEAGAANKCARPDPRQRRASDGVLCVATETSSYSSSRDHRPPLSSYKTEPDHLFTYANEEIGRNAEEGCSVSRDGRSSDADVREDSARVPVVCLQRLKILVSQVPPHGRRQNQPSPASGDGTPPQRRTAHHATPEEIVGGGCAAVTPPHPLPLPSCTESVKRRPSSTPPTASGFSHRGETSSPLATPPFSGPKYAPGNSSALDSDSDPRSAVEEDAGASWASSSEPELECSAAGNSMAALELGLDADADAARDSEESLEHEDPGSDAGAESEDAQGLDADAGTESDTRQDSNPGFQAETDPDIVSDQHPDSRDSVESELGVESEQDPASDDLRPLRSDLEEEPHVGPGERTQRCTEVQSDQSEDFCAVCLIGGDLLCCDRCPKVFHLSCHIPSLLSFPSGDWLCGLCRDVLQPEVEYDCENERRSGERGAPRGLPDCDQRKCERLTLLILSNVLSAPFQEPVSPLARHYYQIIKRPVDLSMIRANLSRRNVRRYESPEQFVSDVFLMFCNCAKFNYPDSEVAQAGRSLEAFFVSKLREVFPDRVFPAVEADSDSDEYDQAGFPWPDGKEQSDRKRKRRNSLKFRRHHV